The following coding sequences lie in one Alosa alosa isolate M-15738 ecotype Scorff River chromosome 21, AALO_Geno_1.1, whole genome shotgun sequence genomic window:
- the pld7 gene encoding 5'-3' exonuclease PLD3 isoform X1 yields the protein MGRKSAVASEKSLRRSARIRTMGALSEESEKTTRPESMHAISEDDEEARKSAKQPTSRIPTFQSSLARKKPVSSAESLSSSQSRQEASAITSQTKDKVSHAGEMPKTKSLSGRETALPLPSVHLPGMFSDAHAFGDHTSFSDATGLSASRKDSLKQGIPDQLQRPSLRSDPESSRPELPDSIPEFASEASCPDQDTTSEDVQELSDTDFEDQKETQGTSNSTDEETDFALKEESFGLEECLEETFPLKQTECLIEGTDHENLITGEECTTEGEKVKVVSSESVKTEELLMECSSQEEAHSGLDRNTKLSKDSEALASKLLSSPDEVGGEMDESNVSSSQSTPKSSSSAKAHRGSFALFCLLPTTLLLLGGFGQHVWLYGIPKSTSHLLDQLELHWLEGFWMPQEHCTSDCRFSLVESIPEGLVFAPGSPLLPSISQTWKDLLDKANKSVDIAAFYFTLRDSDLGLTEPSADEGRQVFTKLMQLQPRGVKLRVAVNSPQSYPMDVEELASAGAEVRPVDLQSVTGGIIHTKMWVVDKKHFYVGSANMDWRSLTQVKEVGVSVENCSCLAQDAARIFGIYWDIGDRKNGSLPPYWPGRFSALSSANHPLVVNVNGVPARVYLSSAPGPLSALGRSGDLSTILSLIADARKFIYISVMDYLPLSQYTTPVRFWPPIDTAIREAACARGVEVNIMVSCWNHSPRSMFIFLESLSVLSQPPLQCKVRVKVFQVPSTTAQQEIPFARVNHAKYMVTDRVVYIGTSNWSEGYFTQTAGVGLVVNQTGSETAEGQKTMQSQLQGIFERDWNSAFAGDLSNKHVQQCGKK from the exons ATGGGAAGGAAAAGTGCTGTTGCCTCCGAAAAATCATTGCGACGATCGGCTCGAATCAGAACCATGGGCGCTTTGTCAGAG GAATCGGAGAAGACAACAAGGCCTGAAAGCATGCACGCTATTTCGGAGGATGATGAAGAGGCACGCAAATCTGCCAAACAGCCTACATCTCGGATTCCAACTTTTCAAAGTTCACTAGCTCGTAAAAAGCCTGTTAGTAGTGCAGAATCGCTTAGTTCAAGTCAGTCCCGACAGGAGGCATCAGCTATAACCAGTCAGACTAAAGACAAAGTAAGTCATGCAGGAGAAATGCCGAAAACCAAATCCCTCAGTGGAAGAGAAACggctctccctcttccctctgttCACCTACCAGGAATGTTCTCTGATGCTCATGCCTTTGGTGATCATACCAGTTTTTCAGACGCCACTGGACTTTCTGCCAGCAGGAAAGACTCTCTTAAACAAGGAATTCCAGACCAGCTTCAACGACCCTCACTCCGATCTGATCCAGAGTCTAGCAGACCAGAGTTACCTGATTCTATCCCCGAGTTTGCCTCTGAAGCTTCATGTCCAGATCAAGATACCACATCTGAAGATGTGCAGGAGCTGTCAGATACCGATTTTGAAGATCAGAAAGAAACACAAGGGACCTCCAACAGCACTGATGAAGAGACTGACTTTGCTTTAAAAGAGGAATCCTTTGGTCTGGAGGAATGCCTAGAAGAAACTTTTCCTCTGAAACAGACGGAATGTCTAATTGAAGGGACAGATCACGAGAACTTGATTACGGGAGAGGAATGTACCACAGAGGGGGAGAAAGTGAAGGTTGTTTCCTCAGAATCAGTGAAGACTGAAGAACTACTTATGGAATGCTCTTCACAAGAAGAGGCCCACAGTGGGTTAGATAGAAATACAAAATTGTCAAAGGATTCTGAGGCACTTGCAAGCAAACTTTTGTCATCTCCAGATGAGGTAGGGGGGGAAATGGATGAATCAAATGTATCTTCAAGTCAAAGCACTCCAAAATCTTCATCATCAGCAAAG GCACACAGAGGGAGCTTTGCACTCTTCTGTTTGCTCCCAACCACTCTCTTGCTTTTGGGTGGATTTGGTCAGCATGTTTGGCTCTATGGCATTCCTAAATCTACGTCGCACCTACTGGATCAACTGGAATTACACTGGCTAGAGGGATTCTGGATGCCTCAAGAGCACTGCACTTCAGATTGTCG TTTCAGCTTGGTTGAGAGTATTCCTGAAGGTTTAGTATTTGCACCTGGATCACCACTCCTGCCAAGCATTTCACAAACATGGAAGGATCTACTCGACAAGGCAAACAAATCTGTCGATATTGCAGCTTTCTACTTCACCCTCAGAGATAGTGACTTGGGTCTTACAGAGCCCAGTGCAGATGAG GGGAGACAGGTGTTCACCAAGCTGATGCAACTGCAGCCGAGAGGAGTGAAACTCCGCGTAGCCGTCAACAGTCCTCAGTCATATCCAATGGACGTGGAGGAGCTAGCCTCTGCAG GTGCAGAAGTGCGACCTGTTGACCTCCAGTCTGTGACTGGGGGCATCATCCACACCAAGATGTGGGTTGTGGACAAGAAGCACTTCTATGTTGGAAGTGCAAATATGGACTGGCGGTCTCTCACCCAG GTGAAGGAAGTGGGAGTGTCTGTGGAGAACTGCAGCTGTCTGGCGCAGGATGCGGCACGGATATTCGGGATCTACTGGGATATAGGTGATCGGAAAAATGGTTCTCTTCCACCCTACTGGCCTGGGCGGTTCTCTGCCTTGTCCAGTGCCAATCATCCTCTTGTTGTTAATGTCAACGGTGTCCCTGCacgtgtctatctgtct AGTGCCCCTGGCCCACTGTCTGCTCTAGGACGCTCTGGTGATCTCTCAACCATTCTGTCTCTGATCGCTGATGCTAGAAAATTTATCTACATATCTGTAATGGACTATCTTCCACTATCGCAGTACACCACTCCAGTGAG GTTCTGGCCTCCAATAGACACAGCCATACGAGAGGCAGCGTGTGCTAGAGGAGTAGAGGTGAATATAATGGTCAGTTGTTGGAACCACTCTCCACGATCCATGTTCATCTTCCTGGAGTCTCTGAGTGTTCTTAGCCAACCTCCTCTGCAGTGTAAAGTCAGAGTG AAAGTTTTTCAAGTTCCATCTACAACTGCACAACAAGAGATCCCCTTTGCTCGAGTGAACCATGCTAAATACATGGTGACCGATCGTGTTGTCTACATAG GAACTTCTAATTGGTCAGAGGGCTATTTTACCCAGACGGCAGGTGTTGGCCTGGTGGTTAATCAGACTGGATCTGAGACTGCCGAGGGACAGAAGACCATGCAAAGTCAACTGCAGGGGATTTTTGAGAGAGACTGGAACTCCGCCTTTGCCGGCGATCTTTCAAATAAACATGTTCAACAGTGTGGGAAAAAATAA
- the pld7 gene encoding 5'-3' exonuclease PLD3 isoform X2 encodes MESEKTTRPESMHAISEDDEEARKSAKQPTSRIPTFQSSLARKKPVSSAESLSSSQSRQEASAITSQTKDKVSHAGEMPKTKSLSGRETALPLPSVHLPGMFSDAHAFGDHTSFSDATGLSASRKDSLKQGIPDQLQRPSLRSDPESSRPELPDSIPEFASEASCPDQDTTSEDVQELSDTDFEDQKETQGTSNSTDEETDFALKEESFGLEECLEETFPLKQTECLIEGTDHENLITGEECTTEGEKVKVVSSESVKTEELLMECSSQEEAHSGLDRNTKLSKDSEALASKLLSSPDEVGGEMDESNVSSSQSTPKSSSSAKAHRGSFALFCLLPTTLLLLGGFGQHVWLYGIPKSTSHLLDQLELHWLEGFWMPQEHCTSDCRFSLVESIPEGLVFAPGSPLLPSISQTWKDLLDKANKSVDIAAFYFTLRDSDLGLTEPSADEGRQVFTKLMQLQPRGVKLRVAVNSPQSYPMDVEELASAGAEVRPVDLQSVTGGIIHTKMWVVDKKHFYVGSANMDWRSLTQVKEVGVSVENCSCLAQDAARIFGIYWDIGDRKNGSLPPYWPGRFSALSSANHPLVVNVNGVPARVYLSSAPGPLSALGRSGDLSTILSLIADARKFIYISVMDYLPLSQYTTPVRFWPPIDTAIREAACARGVEVNIMVSCWNHSPRSMFIFLESLSVLSQPPLQCKVRVKVFQVPSTTAQQEIPFARVNHAKYMVTDRVVYIGTSNWSEGYFTQTAGVGLVVNQTGSETAEGQKTMQSQLQGIFERDWNSAFAGDLSNKHVQQCGKK; translated from the exons ATG GAATCGGAGAAGACAACAAGGCCTGAAAGCATGCACGCTATTTCGGAGGATGATGAAGAGGCACGCAAATCTGCCAAACAGCCTACATCTCGGATTCCAACTTTTCAAAGTTCACTAGCTCGTAAAAAGCCTGTTAGTAGTGCAGAATCGCTTAGTTCAAGTCAGTCCCGACAGGAGGCATCAGCTATAACCAGTCAGACTAAAGACAAAGTAAGTCATGCAGGAGAAATGCCGAAAACCAAATCCCTCAGTGGAAGAGAAACggctctccctcttccctctgttCACCTACCAGGAATGTTCTCTGATGCTCATGCCTTTGGTGATCATACCAGTTTTTCAGACGCCACTGGACTTTCTGCCAGCAGGAAAGACTCTCTTAAACAAGGAATTCCAGACCAGCTTCAACGACCCTCACTCCGATCTGATCCAGAGTCTAGCAGACCAGAGTTACCTGATTCTATCCCCGAGTTTGCCTCTGAAGCTTCATGTCCAGATCAAGATACCACATCTGAAGATGTGCAGGAGCTGTCAGATACCGATTTTGAAGATCAGAAAGAAACACAAGGGACCTCCAACAGCACTGATGAAGAGACTGACTTTGCTTTAAAAGAGGAATCCTTTGGTCTGGAGGAATGCCTAGAAGAAACTTTTCCTCTGAAACAGACGGAATGTCTAATTGAAGGGACAGATCACGAGAACTTGATTACGGGAGAGGAATGTACCACAGAGGGGGAGAAAGTGAAGGTTGTTTCCTCAGAATCAGTGAAGACTGAAGAACTACTTATGGAATGCTCTTCACAAGAAGAGGCCCACAGTGGGTTAGATAGAAATACAAAATTGTCAAAGGATTCTGAGGCACTTGCAAGCAAACTTTTGTCATCTCCAGATGAGGTAGGGGGGGAAATGGATGAATCAAATGTATCTTCAAGTCAAAGCACTCCAAAATCTTCATCATCAGCAAAG GCACACAGAGGGAGCTTTGCACTCTTCTGTTTGCTCCCAACCACTCTCTTGCTTTTGGGTGGATTTGGTCAGCATGTTTGGCTCTATGGCATTCCTAAATCTACGTCGCACCTACTGGATCAACTGGAATTACACTGGCTAGAGGGATTCTGGATGCCTCAAGAGCACTGCACTTCAGATTGTCG TTTCAGCTTGGTTGAGAGTATTCCTGAAGGTTTAGTATTTGCACCTGGATCACCACTCCTGCCAAGCATTTCACAAACATGGAAGGATCTACTCGACAAGGCAAACAAATCTGTCGATATTGCAGCTTTCTACTTCACCCTCAGAGATAGTGACTTGGGTCTTACAGAGCCCAGTGCAGATGAG GGGAGACAGGTGTTCACCAAGCTGATGCAACTGCAGCCGAGAGGAGTGAAACTCCGCGTAGCCGTCAACAGTCCTCAGTCATATCCAATGGACGTGGAGGAGCTAGCCTCTGCAG GTGCAGAAGTGCGACCTGTTGACCTCCAGTCTGTGACTGGGGGCATCATCCACACCAAGATGTGGGTTGTGGACAAGAAGCACTTCTATGTTGGAAGTGCAAATATGGACTGGCGGTCTCTCACCCAG GTGAAGGAAGTGGGAGTGTCTGTGGAGAACTGCAGCTGTCTGGCGCAGGATGCGGCACGGATATTCGGGATCTACTGGGATATAGGTGATCGGAAAAATGGTTCTCTTCCACCCTACTGGCCTGGGCGGTTCTCTGCCTTGTCCAGTGCCAATCATCCTCTTGTTGTTAATGTCAACGGTGTCCCTGCacgtgtctatctgtct AGTGCCCCTGGCCCACTGTCTGCTCTAGGACGCTCTGGTGATCTCTCAACCATTCTGTCTCTGATCGCTGATGCTAGAAAATTTATCTACATATCTGTAATGGACTATCTTCCACTATCGCAGTACACCACTCCAGTGAG GTTCTGGCCTCCAATAGACACAGCCATACGAGAGGCAGCGTGTGCTAGAGGAGTAGAGGTGAATATAATGGTCAGTTGTTGGAACCACTCTCCACGATCCATGTTCATCTTCCTGGAGTCTCTGAGTGTTCTTAGCCAACCTCCTCTGCAGTGTAAAGTCAGAGTG AAAGTTTTTCAAGTTCCATCTACAACTGCACAACAAGAGATCCCCTTTGCTCGAGTGAACCATGCTAAATACATGGTGACCGATCGTGTTGTCTACATAG GAACTTCTAATTGGTCAGAGGGCTATTTTACCCAGACGGCAGGTGTTGGCCTGGTGGTTAATCAGACTGGATCTGAGACTGCCGAGGGACAGAAGACCATGCAAAGTCAACTGCAGGGGATTTTTGAGAGAGACTGGAACTCCGCCTTTGCCGGCGATCTTTCAAATAAACATGTTCAACAGTGTGGGAAAAAATAA
- the polr2g gene encoding DNA-directed RNA polymerase II subunit RPB7 — protein sequence MFYHISLEHEILLHPRYFGPNLLNTVKQKLFTEVEGTCTGKYGFVIAVTTIDNIGAGVIQPGRGFVLYPVKYKAIVFRPFKGEVVDAVVTQVNKVGLFTEIGPMSCFISRHSIPSEMEFDPSSNPPSYKSAEEDVVIQQDDEIRLKIVGTRVDKNDIFAIGSLMDDYLGLS from the exons ATGTTCTACCAC ATATCTTTAGAACATGAGATTCTGCTGCACCCTCGTTACTTTGGCCCTAATCTTCTGAATACGGTGAAACAGAAGCTCTTCACTGAGGTGGAGGGGACGTGTACAGGAAA gTATGGATTTGTCATTGCTGTGACCACAATTGACAACATAGGAGCAGGTGTTATTCAGCCTGGCAGGGGCTTTGTACTGTATCCAGTGAAGTATAAGGCCATCGTCTTCCGTCCCTTCAAGGGGGAGGTGGTGGACGCTGTCGTTACACAGGTTAACAAA GTTGGACTATTCACTGAAATTGGGCCGATGTCCTGTTTTATTTCACGGCAT TCCATTCCATCAGAGATGGAATTCGACCCATCCTCCAATCCACCGAGCTACAAGTCAGCTGAAGAA GATGTTGTTATCCAGCAGGATGATGAAATCAGGTTGAAAATTGTAGGAACTCGAGTGGACAAAAATGACATT TTTGCCATAGGATCTCTGATGGATGATTATCTTG GGCTGAGCTGA